GATGAAGTTTCATAGATTGTTTTCGAGTAAAATTGATTGGTAAATCAGTGACATCTATGACGGTTCCATTCGTCGTAACCATCAATCGCTCAACAATGTTCTTGAGCTCTCGAACATTCCCTGGCCAATCGTATGACTCTATTATAGATAACGCCTCTTGGGAGAGTGTGACCGATCGGCGATGAAAACGTTCAATATACATGTGCAAAAAATGGTTGAATATAGGAAGTACATCTTCTCGGCGTTCTCTTAAAGGTGGAACATTTATGGGTATTACATTCAGTCGGTAATAAAGATCTAATCGAAATGAGCCTTCCTCGACCTTTCGAGTTAAATCCTGATTTGTAGCTACAATAAAACGAATGTCCAGAGGAATTGAACGGTGGCTCCCAATACGGGTCACCTCTCTCTCCTGAAGAACCCTTAAAATTTTCGTTTGGAGATCCAACTGCATATCTCCTATTTCATCAAGAAATATAGTTCCAGTGTTAGCTAATTCAAATAAACCGGCTTTTCCATTTTTCTGCCCCCCTGTGAATGTTCCAGGAGCATAGCCAAACAATTCACTCTCGAGCAAACTCTGAGGTATAGCTGCACAATTAACCTTAATAAATGGATTATCTACTCTAGAGCTACAAGCATGTATATGATTGGCTATAACCTCTTTGCCAACACCAGACTCACCTGTTATAAGTACTGTTGAGTCTACTTGAGCGATTCGTCCCAACAATGCAATAATTTGTTCCATTTGCTTGCTTCGGTAAATTAGCTCACCATCTTTGGCATTCTTTGCAACCTGCAATTGCGATAATTGATTCTGATATCCAGCGACAATGTCGCGTAGGTTTTGAATCTCATTTTCAAGTTCTTGAATTTCTGTAATATCTCGAGACGCATTCACAACACGAATAACATTTCCGGATAAATCAAAAACCGGGGTACTGGTGACCATTAGTTGTCTACCAGTTTTAGTCTTTTGGATAATTTGAACTTTTTTCTTGCGCTCTAACACTATTCGAGTTGCTGAAGGATAATATACTCCTTCAGTCTCAAGGTCATAGACACTTCTACCAATGAGTTCATGAGGTTTCTTGCCCCATAATTCTTCACAAGCAGAACTCGCTCGCAAAGTAATTCCATTACCATCAGACACGTAGAGAACATCGTAAGAATTATCAAATATTGTCTGTAGGTCATCAATGATAGCCTTTGAGTTATTCAAATGATGATTTATTAGCTGTGACACCGATGAATCATCAATAGTGACAACTGTGATTATCCCCAAATAGTCGTGTACAATCGAAGACGCATTTATTAAATAGTCAATTCCATCAATTTGCACGACGTAACCGATAGTTGTTAAACTATTTTTGAAAATGGAACATAGCTGTGGACTTTTCAGAACGGCACCATGCCTTTTTATATATGGCTCTGCGGCAGGGTTATAAAAAAGAATGTCACCTGCCTTAGTCACCAAGTATGTAGCTACGGGGATTGCGTTCAAAACCAATAATTTAATGTCGTTCCTGTCGGAAAATGACTGTTCAATTGTACTCACCACAAATACCTCCTTACCCATTTGACAGTTAAACAAGCCATGAACATAACTACACATATACATTGATTACGTCGATCGATTTTAGTATAAACCCGGATTTCGACGGTTTTTGCGCAGTAGTATATCCTAAGTAATTGAAAAGGCGCTCCGTATATGGCTAATTGGGTTTGACCAGAACACAATCCAAGCCAGAAAGGAGCACCTATTAGGTGAACCCTACACCAAAATCGCCGCGTCGGAAAGCCGTAAAATCCATACTCGCTTTGACTTACAATCAACGCCACATTTGGTGGTTCGGTTGGACTCATAGACTTCGTTCTAGAAACGGGCATCGACAGGTTCTTTTGAGTAAATGGTTTACGAAAACGTAAGGACGCTCAATTCCAAATGGACGACATTGCCCTTACCATGATTCTACGATCTATGCTAGGTCAGGAACGAATTTTTCACTTCGAGGATATTGAACAAGATCCACTTCTTCGTCTTAAATTGGGCTTGCCAAAGCTACCTGATACAACACTGCTTTACAAAGACTTACGACGCATCGGATTACAAGCTGGTATGTCAGCAATCCGCAATGCACAAATACAGACGTTAGCGAGTCTCCTGTCGAGCCGAGATATTGCCGTCGACATCGACTCCTCTGTGGAGACCGTCCACGGTGAACAGGAACAATCGGCTGTCGGATTCAATCCGCACCATAACGGACGAGCGAGCTCATCCCCTCTTCGCTTTTGACTCAGGAACAGGTTGTTGCCTCCATGACGGGTTGCGTTCAGGAAGTGCACACACGGCGGATCGGTTTTATGAGTTTTATTACGCCATGAAGGAACAACTGCCTTCTGGATGCAACATTCGCGCAATCCGCACTGACAAAGGATTTACGGGCGAACGCGTATTTCAAACGTTAGAGCAAGACCACCAAGATTACATCGTGAAGTTACGATGGACAAAACGGTTAGCCACGCTTACTCAAAATCTCGCATGGCATTGCATTACAAAGAGCGAGCGGGAATTGCGACTACGAAACGCTCATGTATGAGGCTACTTCTTGGGAAAAACCACGGCGGGTGATTATTGTTCGACGTTTCAAAAACTGTCGAAATCCGGGATTATGTTTTTCTGTACGTTCCGTGCTCTTTTTTAGCGCCTCGTCCCCCGTCCCCCTGTCTATACAAACACCATTTCAAAGAATACAACGCCAAGAAGGAAAGAGATGAAAAACCACATCCAGTCGAAGTGGCGTCTATAATTCGTCCAACCTACGGCGATTAAAATAACAGGTAGCAGTGGAATGACTTCTATCTCTGGTTGAATCCTGTCAACGGATGCAATCGTAAAGAACCCAAGTCCCACTATAAGCCCAGCAATCAACCCAACGGAGATTCCACTGACATACAACATACCCCTGGACATCGAGTAATACCTCCATCTCGTGCACGTACTGACACTATATTGAGCAAACCTCAAAAGAAGCTCTAATTACGTAACAGCCGAAGCAACGAAACCTAGGCATTCATAATCGAAATTTAGATGACCCTTTTCCCCGTCATCAGAGTTACTTCAACACATAACAACAATATTTCCACGTCTACGGTAGATTACATCGATATAATGATAGGTATGGGTTTCTGCGAACAGACGCATTCTGGGTTACGCTCGGAATGAGTGGAATAGGAAACTCATATATTTGCTAACGACCATGTCCAGGCTATATCGCTAGGGGGAAATATGGGTTGAAGAGTACAAACACGAAAAA
This is a stretch of genomic DNA from Alicyclobacillus dauci. It encodes these proteins:
- a CDS encoding sigma-54 interaction domain-containing protein, translated to MSTIEQSFSDRNDIKLLVLNAIPVATYLVTKAGDILFYNPAAEPYIKRHGAVLKSPQLCSIFKNSLTTIGYVVQIDGIDYLINASSIVHDYLGIITVVTIDDSSVSQLINHHLNNSKAIIDDLQTIFDNSYDVLYVSDGNGITLRASSACEELWGKKPHELIGRSVYDLETEGVYYPSATRIVLERKKKVQIIQKTKTGRQLMVTSTPVFDLSGNVIRVVNASRDITEIQELENEIQNLRDIVAGYQNQLSQLQVAKNAKDGELIYRSKQMEQIIALLGRIAQVDSTVLITGESGVGKEVIANHIHACSSRVDNPFIKVNCAAIPQSLLESELFGYAPGTFTGGQKNGKAGLFELANTGTIFLDEIGDMQLDLQTKILRVLQEREVTRIGSHRSIPLDIRFIVATNQDLTRKVEEGSFRLDLYYRLNVIPINVPPLRERREDVLPIFNHFLHMYIERFHRRSVTLSQEALSIIESYDWPGNVRELKNIVERLMVTTNGTVIDVTDLPINFTRKQSMKLHQEDSKAYHAVEVHELLPLKDATDCVEKQLIELASRNARTLSDIATLLKVNQSTISRKVQKYNMNI
- a CDS encoding transposase produces the protein MRSGSAHTADRFYEFYYAMKEQLPSGCNIRAIRTDKGFTGERVFQTLEQDHQDYIVKLRWTKRLATLTQNLAWHCITKSERELRLRNAHV